The following is a genomic window from Candidatus Latescibacter sp..
CTCCTTAAAAAAATATTGAACCACGAAAGTCACGAAAAACACGAAAATTTGTTTTCATTTTTTGAATAAAATCATTTTTCGTGCCTTTCGTGTGGTTCGTGGTTAATAGTATTGTTCCTTATCCTTCGACTTCCACCCTGTCAGGCGGGGGATAGAGGGCGTCCAGTTTCACCAGGATTTCTTCGGGGATCCGGACATCGATTGCCTTGAGGTTGTCCTCCACCTGGGACACGCGTGTTGCGCCCATGATGACACTGGTCACCGCCGGGTTTCGGAGGCACCAGGCCAGAGCCAACTGGGCTGCGGTAATGCCCATTTCGGCGGCAATCGCAGAAAGCTCCTGTCCTTTCCGTTTATTTTCCTCTGTGTCGTACCGATCCAGCACCATGACTTTTCTATCAGGGTCCGCCAGCCGGGTCCCGGCGGGAGGCGCCTCGCCCGGTTTATATTTGCCGGTGAGGAGACCATGGGCCAGCGGCGAGAAAATGACATTCCCTATACCCTCGGCCTGGGTCGCGGGGAATTGATTGCGTTCCGGGTATCGGTAAAGAAGGCTGTAGCGCGGCTGGTTCAACCCGATGGGGCGGGCGCCTGCCTTTCGCGCCACGGAATTTGCCCGTACGATGAGATGGGCAGGCCATTCGCTCACCCCCCAGTAGAGAATTTTCCCCTGGCGGGCGAGGTCTTCCAGGGCTCGTATCGTCTCTTCGAGCGGAGTATCCGGATCGGAGCGGTGGCACATGTAGAGGTCGATAAAGTCGGTTTTGAGC
Proteins encoded in this region:
- a CDS encoding aldo/keto reductase family protein; the protein is MIYRKMGKWGVKLSALGLGNWVTMGFKVDDIVSRDIIRKAYDNGVNYFDTADAYARGEGERIFGEYLSEFPRHTLFILTKTFWPMSLEVNDRGLSAKHIFESCHKSLKRLKTDFIDLYMCHRSDPDTPLEETIRALEDLARQGKILYWGVSEWPAHLIVRANSVARKAGARPIGLNQPRYSLLYRYPERNQFPATQAEGIGNVIFSPLAHGLLTGKYKPGEAPPAGTRLADPDRKVMVLDRYDTEENKRKGQELSAIAAEMGITAAQLALAWCLRNPAVTSVIMGATRVSQVEDNLKAIDVRIPEEILVKLDALYPPPDRVEVEG